A DNA window from Rhizobium jaguaris contains the following coding sequences:
- a CDS encoding acetamidase/formamidase family protein: MDHHLPASSANCAWGYFDPKRAPALTVDSGDTVVIDTVSGGPDVLPKDDFFIPPELLDVHKNSVQEMPGHILTGPVAIRGAKPGQVLEVRIKDVKLRQNWGYNVIRPLAGTLPYDFETARLLNIPLDAEANVAHLPWGLKLPLAPFFGVMGVAPPPNWGRISSIMPRAHAGNIDNKELVAGTTLYLPIFNEGALFSCGDGHGAQGDGEVCITAIETALRGTFQFIVRNDLSFTYPRAETPTHYITMGMDPDLDQCSVMALRDMIVLLGEKAGLSREDAYTLCSLAGDLHVTQAVNGNKGVHMMMAKNLLREI, from the coding sequence ATGGATCATCATCTGCCTGCATCTTCAGCAAATTGCGCCTGGGGCTATTTCGACCCCAAGCGTGCGCCGGCTCTGACGGTCGATAGCGGCGACACCGTCGTCATCGACACGGTGTCCGGCGGACCCGACGTACTCCCGAAGGACGATTTTTTCATCCCGCCCGAGTTGCTCGACGTCCACAAGAATTCCGTGCAGGAAATGCCCGGCCATATCCTGACCGGACCCGTGGCGATCCGCGGCGCCAAGCCCGGCCAGGTTTTGGAGGTGCGTATCAAGGATGTGAAGCTTCGCCAAAATTGGGGCTACAACGTCATCCGTCCGCTGGCCGGTACCTTGCCCTACGACTTCGAGACGGCACGCCTGCTGAACATCCCGCTCGACGCAGAGGCCAATGTTGCGCATCTGCCCTGGGGTCTGAAGCTGCCCCTGGCTCCGTTCTTCGGCGTCATGGGTGTTGCGCCGCCGCCGAATTGGGGCCGTATCTCCTCGATCATGCCGCGTGCCCATGCCGGCAATATCGACAACAAGGAACTGGTTGCCGGCACAACGCTCTATCTGCCGATCTTCAACGAAGGCGCTTTGTTTTCCTGCGGCGACGGCCACGGTGCGCAAGGTGACGGCGAGGTCTGCATCACGGCGATCGAGACGGCGCTGCGCGGTACCTTCCAGTTCATTGTCCGTAATGATCTGAGCTTTACCTATCCACGCGCCGAAACTCCAACTCACTACATCACCATGGGCATGGACCCGGATCTCGACCAATGTTCGGTCATGGCATTGCGGGATATGATCGTGCTGCTCGGCGAGAAGGCCGGCCTGTCGCGGGAGGATGCCTATACGCTTTGTAGCCTCGCCGGCGACCTGCATGTCACTCAGGCGGTCAACGGCAACAAGGGCGTGCATATGATGATGGCGAAGAACTTATTGCGCGAAATATGA
- a CDS encoding ABC transporter substrate-binding protein encodes MRLIFALPLISVLLAGTSAFANEMKIGLQDDLDGLDPVKSRTFVGEVVFKSLCDSLVSVGADLKAQPALASRWSWNGDNTELTMTLFPNMTFHDGSQINAQAVKANLDRSITQPDSMRKSELQSIDSVSVVDDLTFKIKLKRPDPTLLPQLSNRAGMMMSPARFDSAVTAPVCSGPYRFVSRQQNYSITLEKFQNYRDAADYHFDKVTFMIMPDTTVRLANLRSGGLDMLERLAPSDIASVKSDPNLQLAAVTSVGYQGLTINVGNGSGGKSPLGKDKRVRQALQLAIDKDAINQVVGAGTFEPAQQPFTSISPFHDTAIKVSEHNVDKAKALLAEAGTPKVSFELIYANSTTSDQIAQMMQAMGAEAGFDIKLHAVEFTTMLTQAQSGDFDAVLTGWSGRYDPDGNIHQFLACKNSLNYAGYCNSQVTSDLDKAKVEGNFDARKKLYDDAQNIIQDDLPIIYLYHQPWPFVLSRKVHGFQPLPTGLISLKGVTKDD; translated from the coding sequence ATGAGATTGATATTCGCACTTCCGCTGATATCGGTGCTATTGGCGGGCACGAGCGCATTTGCCAATGAGATGAAGATCGGCCTGCAGGATGACCTCGACGGTCTCGATCCTGTGAAATCACGGACCTTTGTCGGCGAAGTGGTTTTCAAATCGCTATGCGACAGCCTTGTCTCCGTCGGAGCGGATCTGAAGGCGCAGCCGGCGCTTGCAAGCAGATGGTCGTGGAACGGCGACAATACCGAGCTGACCATGACGCTTTTCCCGAACATGACCTTTCATGATGGCTCGCAGATCAATGCGCAGGCGGTCAAGGCCAATCTTGACCGGTCCATCACTCAACCGGACAGCATGCGCAAGAGCGAGTTGCAGTCGATCGACAGCGTCTCCGTTGTCGACGACCTCACGTTCAAGATCAAGCTGAAGCGGCCGGATCCGACGCTTCTGCCGCAGCTTTCCAACCGCGCCGGCATGATGATGTCGCCAGCGCGTTTCGATAGTGCCGTGACCGCGCCGGTCTGCTCAGGCCCGTATAGATTCGTTTCGCGCCAGCAGAACTACTCGATCACGCTCGAAAAATTCCAGAACTACCGTGACGCCGCCGACTATCACTTCGACAAGGTCACCTTCATGATCATGCCGGACACGACGGTGCGCCTTGCCAATCTGCGCTCCGGAGGGCTGGACATGCTGGAACGTTTGGCGCCGTCCGATATTGCTTCGGTCAAGTCCGACCCCAATCTGCAGCTCGCCGCGGTCACCAGCGTCGGCTACCAGGGCCTCACTATCAATGTCGGCAATGGCTCGGGCGGCAAAAGCCCGCTCGGCAAAGACAAGCGTGTGCGCCAGGCTCTGCAGCTCGCGATCGACAAGGATGCGATCAACCAGGTGGTGGGGGCGGGCACCTTCGAGCCGGCTCAGCAGCCTTTCACCAGCATCAGCCCGTTCCACGATACAGCGATCAAAGTCAGCGAGCACAATGTCGACAAGGCCAAGGCACTGCTCGCGGAAGCCGGCACGCCGAAGGTTTCCTTCGAGCTGATCTACGCCAATTCGACAACGAGCGATCAGATCGCCCAGATGATGCAGGCCATGGGCGCCGAAGCGGGTTTCGACATCAAGCTGCATGCTGTCGAATTCACCACCATGCTGACGCAGGCGCAGAGCGGCGATTTCGATGCCGTGCTGACCGGCTGGTCCGGCCGCTACGATCCGGACGGCAATATCCATCAGTTCCTCGCCTGCAAGAACTCGCTGAATTATGCCGGCTATTGCAACAGCCAGGTTACGAGCGATCTGGATAAGGCCAAGGTCGAGGGCAATTTCGATGCCCGCAAGAAGCTCTACGATGACGCTCAGAACATCATTCAGGACGACCTGCCGATCATCTATCTCTATCATCAGCCCTGGCCCTTCGTTCTCTCCAGGAAGGTCCACGGCTTCCAGCCGCTGCCGACGGGCCTCATCAGCCTCAAGGGCGTGACCAAGGACGACTAG
- a CDS encoding alpha/beta fold hydrolase, translated as MVAGIHHITLITRKVQANVDFYAGFLGLRLVKRTGGFEDATQLHLFYGDATGSPGSLVTFLVWEDGSPGRPGIGQVGEISLAIDPASIGFWLTRALSAGLKPEGPSDEFGEPVLRLKDPDGIIVKLAGAKDLQSTAPWTSGNIPLEHAVRRIRGATLFSETPEETQNLLVKHFGYRPAASSGAISRLISEPGDIIDIRDASGFWASAPGTGTVDHVAFRASDDAELQTVRTALQAINSWPTAMHDRKYFRSLYVREPGRILFELATDVPGMLVDEDEVTLGTRLFAPDDKPERLAELNVILPQFSMPGEPRVIYRDLPFVHRFFTPQEPDGTVFVLLHGSGASETTLMPIAHKIGEQATLLGVRGRALEEGAPRWFRRITPFTFDRADIANEAEAFAAFIDGAIHAYGLDPERIVYIGYSNGANLINAMLSLHPHLIRRAVLLRSMAVLTDPPPADMSDTDVLIIAGAKDDYGPYAQPLAERLRADGATVNLQTIPHGHELTDADVPIIQAWLKRFEL; from the coding sequence ATGGTCGCCGGCATTCACCACATCACGCTGATCACCCGCAAGGTGCAGGCGAATGTCGATTTCTACGCGGGCTTTCTTGGTCTGCGTCTGGTCAAACGCACCGGAGGCTTCGAGGACGCAACGCAATTGCATCTCTTCTATGGCGATGCCACGGGATCGCCGGGATCTCTGGTGACCTTCCTTGTCTGGGAGGACGGATCTCCCGGTCGTCCCGGCATCGGCCAGGTCGGCGAAATCTCGCTCGCCATCGACCCCGCCAGCATCGGTTTCTGGCTGACGCGCGCCTTAAGTGCAGGGCTGAAACCGGAAGGCCCTTCGGACGAATTCGGCGAACCGGTGCTGCGGCTGAAAGATCCGGATGGTATCATCGTCAAATTGGCCGGTGCCAAGGATCTGCAATCGACCGCACCTTGGACAAGCGGGAACATCCCGCTTGAACACGCCGTCAGACGCATTCGCGGCGCGACGCTGTTCAGCGAGACGCCTGAGGAGACGCAAAACCTTCTCGTGAAGCATTTCGGCTACCGGCCAGCGGCCAGCAGCGGCGCGATCAGCCGCCTCATTTCCGAACCCGGCGACATCATCGACATCCGCGATGCCAGCGGTTTCTGGGCAAGCGCGCCGGGAACCGGCACGGTCGACCACGTGGCGTTTCGTGCTTCCGACGACGCGGAGCTGCAAACGGTGCGCACGGCGCTGCAGGCGATCAATTCCTGGCCGACGGCGATGCACGACCGCAAATATTTCCGCTCGCTCTATGTCCGCGAGCCGGGTCGAATCCTGTTCGAGCTGGCAACCGATGTGCCAGGCATGTTGGTCGATGAAGACGAGGTGACACTCGGCACGCGTCTTTTCGCGCCCGATGACAAACCAGAACGATTGGCTGAATTGAACGTTATCCTGCCGCAATTCTCGATGCCCGGCGAGCCGCGCGTCATCTACCGCGATCTGCCGTTCGTGCACCGCTTTTTCACGCCGCAGGAACCGGACGGCACTGTCTTTGTTTTGCTGCATGGCTCAGGCGCCAGCGAAACGACGCTGATGCCGATCGCCCATAAGATCGGCGAGCAGGCAACGTTGCTCGGCGTGCGCGGCCGGGCGCTCGAGGAAGGCGCGCCGCGCTGGTTCCGCCGCATCACGCCGTTTACCTTCGATCGGGCCGATATCGCAAATGAAGCGGAAGCCTTTGCTGCGTTCATTGACGGTGCGATCCATGCTTATGGTCTCGATCCCGAACGCATCGTCTATATCGGCTACTCGAACGGCGCAAACCTGATCAATGCCATGCTGTCGCTGCACCCGCATCTCATCCGCCGCGCCGTGCTGCTGCGCTCCATGGCCGTTCTCACCGATCCGCCGCCGGCGGACATGTCGGACACCGACGTCTTGATCATCGCTGGCGCGAAGGACGATTACGGACCCTACGCGCAGCCGCTCGCCGAACGGCTCCGCGCCGACGGCGCGACGGTGAACCTGCAAACCATCCCGCACGGTCATGAGCTCACCGACGCCGATGTGCCGATCATCCAGGCTTGGTTGAAGCGATTTGAGCTGTGA
- a CDS encoding cold-shock protein yields the protein MSTGTVKWFNAAKGFGFIQPDDGATDVFVHISAVERAGMSTLRDGQKISYELVQDKRSGKMSADQLQSL from the coding sequence ATGAGCACAGGTACTGTAAAGTGGTTCAATGCTGCCAAGGGTTTTGGTTTTATTCAGCCTGACGACGGCGCGACGGATGTCTTCGTGCACATTTCCGCGGTTGAACGCGCTGGAATGAGCACTCTCCGTGACGGCCAGAAGATTTCCTACGAGCTTGTCCAGGACAAGCGTTCCGGCAAGATGTCGGCTGACCAGCTTCAATCACTGTGA